In the genome of Mucisphaera calidilacus, one region contains:
- a CDS encoding GNAT family N-acetyltransferase, producing MDRLPPDRFPEVASLFHDGCPNAAMLHATLEGRVPGIVIVDNASQPTCALLQTEYYSFTFPSHPIPPTFLNQGLNHLLNDRPVMLVWDPQHADQPPPEAQKTLERKQLTGFDISSQPHEDIQVPVGAMLSPMDSGIIPKCSWHEQLVHAMGSIERFLTYGLGVCLIKNDEILAEAYMCFWGNGQAEIGVVTHEDHRNRGFGALTARHLIELCEERGLDAYITCYTQNRTLIKLARRIGLDHQRTYQLHLYGSDLANEIDDLTRHQP from the coding sequence ATGGACCGACTCCCTCCAGATCGCTTCCCCGAAGTGGCCAGCCTCTTCCACGACGGCTGCCCCAACGCCGCCATGCTCCACGCAACCCTCGAGGGACGCGTCCCGGGCATCGTCATCGTCGACAACGCCAGCCAGCCCACCTGCGCCCTGCTCCAGACCGAGTACTACAGCTTCACCTTCCCGAGCCACCCCATCCCGCCCACCTTCCTCAACCAGGGCCTCAACCACCTCCTCAACGACCGACCCGTCATGCTCGTCTGGGACCCGCAACACGCCGACCAGCCCCCGCCCGAAGCCCAGAAAACACTCGAACGAAAACAGCTAACCGGCTTCGACATCTCCAGCCAGCCCCACGAAGACATCCAGGTCCCCGTCGGCGCCATGCTCTCGCCCATGGACTCAGGCATCATCCCGAAATGCAGCTGGCACGAACAACTCGTCCACGCCATGGGATCCATCGAACGATTCCTCACTTACGGACTAGGCGTCTGCCTCATCAAAAACGACGAAATCCTCGCCGAGGCCTACATGTGCTTCTGGGGCAACGGACAGGCCGAAATTGGCGTCGTCACCCACGAAGACCACCGCAACCGTGGATTCGGCGCACTCACCGCACGACACCTCATCGAACTCTGCGAAGAACGCGGACTCGACGCCTATATCACCTGCTACACCCAGAATCGCACCCTCATCAAACTCGCCAGACGAATCGGGCTCGACCACCAGCGAACCTACCAGCTCCACCTCTACGGCAGCGACCTCGCCAACGAGATCGACGACCTCACACGCCATCAGCCCTGA
- a CDS encoding YqgE/AlgH family protein yields MNSLKGHLLVAASDLRDPNFARTITLMVEHNEDGAMGLTLNRPTDTELDDVWEQISEQPCSIKDVLYRGGPCEGPLMVLHTQPSLGEQTILDGIYFTTNEDAVTSIVTAPEGRARFFVGYAGWSPNQLELELKAGSWLYAPASSDHVFLEDERHWIRLHHQITLSRDGIAPIATAHLPADPTVN; encoded by the coding sequence ATGAACTCACTCAAGGGACATCTGCTCGTCGCGGCTTCGGACCTCAGGGACCCGAACTTCGCTCGCACCATCACGCTCATGGTCGAGCACAACGAAGATGGCGCTATGGGCCTCACCCTCAACCGGCCCACCGACACCGAACTCGACGACGTCTGGGAACAGATCAGCGAGCAACCCTGCTCCATCAAAGACGTCCTCTACCGAGGCGGACCCTGCGAAGGACCCCTCATGGTCCTCCACACACAACCCTCCCTCGGCGAACAGACCATCCTCGACGGCATCTACTTCACCACCAACGAAGACGCCGTCACCTCCATCGTCACCGCACCCGAAGGACGCGCACGATTCTTCGTCGGCTACGCAGGATGGTCGCCCAACCAACTCGAACTCGAACTCAAAGCAGGATCCTGGCTCTACGCACCCGCCTCCTCCGACCACGTCTTCCTCGAAGACGAACGACACTGGATCCGACTCCACCACCAGATCACACTCTCACGCGACGGCATCGCCCCCATCGCCACCGCCCACCTCCCCGCCGACCCCACCGTCAACTAA
- a CDS encoding mechanosensitive ion channel family protein — protein sequence MMNDLLAVLEANVWAQNVVMTLGLLVALLGLQWLLVRALRGSKIKSLDLKRRWLVQIRNLCFALFVVGALIIWAAELRTLALSLVAVLVALVLATKELILCFSGSLVKAASGTFTVGDRIEVGGVRGEVVDQTLMVTTVMEIGPGSLTHQFTGRSVTLPNSLFLSVPVFNENLLDDFIFHVMVFPLKASEDCVALSGRLGAIADEVGRDWLETAKRRMARLVERQGLDTPSIEPRVSLEFPDPDRVNLLLRMTMPSDRKGVTEREIRTRFLEARRALLLKEGGLVDGGVGGEVGGGDGGDAVA from the coding sequence ATGATGAACGATCTGCTGGCTGTTCTGGAAGCGAACGTGTGGGCGCAGAACGTTGTGATGACGTTGGGTTTGCTGGTGGCGTTGCTGGGGTTGCAGTGGCTGCTGGTTCGAGCGTTGCGTGGGTCGAAGATCAAGTCGCTTGATCTGAAGCGTCGCTGGCTGGTGCAGATCCGGAATCTGTGTTTTGCGTTGTTCGTGGTGGGGGCGTTGATCATCTGGGCGGCGGAGCTGCGTACGCTGGCGTTGTCGCTGGTGGCGGTTCTGGTGGCGTTGGTGCTGGCGACGAAGGAGCTGATTCTGTGTTTCAGCGGGAGTCTGGTGAAGGCGGCGTCGGGGACGTTTACGGTGGGCGACCGGATCGAGGTTGGCGGTGTTCGTGGCGAGGTGGTGGATCAGACGCTGATGGTGACGACGGTGATGGAGATTGGTCCGGGGTCGTTGACGCATCAGTTCACGGGGCGTTCGGTGACGCTGCCGAACAGTCTGTTTTTGTCGGTGCCGGTGTTCAATGAGAACCTGTTGGACGATTTCATCTTCCACGTGATGGTGTTCCCGCTGAAGGCGAGCGAGGACTGTGTGGCGTTGTCGGGTCGGTTGGGTGCGATTGCGGATGAGGTGGGGCGGGACTGGCTGGAGACGGCGAAGCGTCGGATGGCGCGTCTGGTGGAGCGTCAGGGGTTGGACACGCCTTCGATCGAGCCTCGCGTGTCGCTTGAGTTTCCGGATCCGGATCGCGTGAATCTGTTGTTGCGGATGACGATGCCTTCGGACCGCAAGGGTGTGACGGAGCGTGAGATCCGGACGCGGTTTCTGGAGGCGCGGCGGGCGTTGCTGCTGAAGGAGGGGGGGTTAGTTGACGGTGGGGTCGGCGGGGAGGTGGGCGGTGGCGATGGGGGCGATGCCGTCGCGTGA
- a CDS encoding TatD family hydrolase: protein MIDTHCHLTYDGLAERVEEVLAAARAAGVGRVVSIGTSLADSAAAIELAGHRREVSATVGLHPHHAEQMVDGEAFAQEMRSLARREGVVALGEMGLDQHYDEPSLAVQRRAFEVQLGVAAELGSLPIVIHNREATDETLAMVRASGISPERFVFHCFTGTAEEIVKIVDFGAWVGFTGIVTFKSGRGVAAASDLVPLERLLVETDSPYLTPEPYRKIRPNEPRYVVEVARFLAERRGMGFEAFVGVVDGNAERFYGLG from the coding sequence GTGATCGATACGCATTGTCATCTGACGTACGACGGGTTGGCGGAGCGTGTGGAGGAGGTTCTGGCTGCGGCGCGTGCGGCGGGCGTGGGCCGTGTGGTGAGCATCGGGACGAGCCTGGCGGACAGTGCGGCGGCGATCGAGTTGGCGGGTCATCGGCGGGAGGTGTCGGCGACGGTGGGGCTGCACCCGCATCACGCGGAGCAGATGGTGGATGGTGAGGCGTTTGCGCAGGAGATGCGTTCGCTGGCGCGGCGTGAGGGCGTGGTGGCGTTGGGTGAGATGGGGCTGGACCAGCATTACGACGAGCCATCGCTGGCGGTGCAGCGGCGTGCGTTCGAGGTGCAACTGGGCGTGGCGGCGGAGTTGGGGTCGTTACCGATTGTGATCCACAACCGCGAGGCGACGGACGAGACGCTGGCGATGGTGCGTGCGAGCGGGATTTCGCCTGAGCGTTTTGTGTTTCACTGTTTCACGGGGACGGCGGAGGAAATCGTGAAGATCGTGGACTTCGGTGCGTGGGTTGGTTTTACGGGGATCGTGACGTTCAAGTCGGGTCGTGGTGTGGCGGCGGCGTCGGATCTGGTTCCGCTGGAGCGCTTGCTGGTGGAGACGGACAGCCCGTACTTGACGCCTGAGCCTTACCGCAAGATTCGGCCGAACGAGCCGCGTTATGTGGTGGAGGTGGCGCGGTTTCTCGCGGAGCGTCGCGGGATGGGGTTTGAGGCGTTTGTGGGCGTGGTGGATGGGAACGCGGAGCGTTTTTATGGGTTGGGGTGA
- a CDS encoding DUF255 domain-containing protein, with product MTQPTDSPAENRLARETSPYLLQHAGNPVDWYPWGEEAFEAARREGKPIFLSVGYSTCYWCHVMEREIFERPEMAVLMNRWFINVKVDREERPDVDDVYMTAVQAMTRRGGWPMSVFLTPPGAEGEGDPGLKPFWGATYLPPEPAQGMPSFPQVAEGLSKAWSDQREEVLEQARQLAGMIRGQYAGGSESGKLDASVVQSVVDQMLTQADGRYGGFGGSPKFPQASLIGFEMTVASATGNEELLAHVHQTLDRMARGGLYDQIGGGFHRYSVDEKWLVPHFEKMLYDNGQLLALYGDALALSPDHPSASLYALVVRETAGYLLREMTDASGAFWSAQDAEVDAREGGNYLWRREELEGVFEDGALRGFAERVYGLDLGPNFQDPHHPEDEPANVLCLPYQFDEVAQREGLTEAAFLERLGEARRVMLVERMGREQPSTDDKVLASWNGMAIVGLARCARVLGDEGMLDMARRGMEAVLRELGDGAGGLYRSMRGGRKQIAGYLDDYAFVIAGLLELERALPGEGGYLAEARRLVDEVEKRFAAEGGGYFDSPAGAVGMFVRTRVRQDGAVPSGNAQMAHNLLDLYEITGEGVYFERVLSLLGGFAASLGQIGMVMVHMQHALLRAIGHDAERVAAAGGGGDEPVRVSAERDGEGYQLRFEIAAGYYVQAPEQGVRLAGVKPVAVGVRGDSGYEVEADWPEGVGKQTALSGASLTVYEGRVEVPVRLTGEGVLPELEVVVQACTEGACLEPRVMRVVLADGATG from the coding sequence ATGACACAACCCACGGACAGCCCGGCTGAGAATCGACTGGCGCGCGAGACGAGTCCTTATCTGCTGCAGCACGCGGGGAATCCCGTCGACTGGTATCCATGGGGTGAGGAGGCGTTCGAGGCGGCGCGTCGAGAGGGGAAGCCGATTTTCCTGTCGGTGGGTTATTCGACGTGTTACTGGTGTCATGTGATGGAGCGGGAGATTTTCGAGCGGCCTGAGATGGCTGTGCTGATGAACCGTTGGTTTATCAACGTGAAGGTAGATCGAGAGGAGCGGCCTGACGTTGATGATGTTTACATGACGGCGGTGCAGGCGATGACGCGTCGGGGCGGCTGGCCGATGAGTGTGTTTTTGACGCCTCCGGGGGCGGAGGGCGAGGGTGATCCGGGGTTGAAGCCGTTCTGGGGTGCGACGTATCTGCCGCCTGAGCCGGCGCAGGGGATGCCGAGTTTTCCTCAGGTGGCGGAGGGATTATCGAAGGCGTGGTCGGATCAGCGTGAGGAGGTTCTGGAGCAGGCGCGTCAGCTGGCGGGAATGATTCGCGGGCAGTATGCGGGTGGTTCGGAGTCGGGGAAGCTGGACGCGTCGGTGGTTCAGTCGGTGGTGGATCAGATGCTGACGCAGGCGGACGGTCGTTACGGCGGGTTCGGGGGTTCGCCGAAGTTCCCGCAGGCGTCGCTGATCGGTTTTGAGATGACGGTGGCGTCGGCGACGGGTAACGAGGAGTTGCTGGCGCACGTGCACCAGACGCTGGACCGCATGGCGCGGGGCGGGTTGTACGATCAGATCGGCGGGGGGTTCCATCGTTACTCGGTGGATGAGAAGTGGCTGGTGCCGCACTTCGAGAAGATGCTTTATGACAACGGTCAGCTGTTGGCGTTGTACGGTGATGCTCTGGCGTTGTCGCCTGATCATCCGAGCGCGTCGTTGTATGCGTTGGTGGTGCGTGAGACGGCGGGTTATCTCCTGCGTGAGATGACGGATGCTTCGGGTGCGTTCTGGTCGGCGCAGGACGCGGAGGTGGATGCTCGTGAGGGCGGGAACTACCTGTGGCGTCGTGAGGAGCTGGAGGGTGTGTTTGAGGACGGGGCGCTTCGGGGTTTTGCGGAGCGTGTTTACGGTCTGGATCTGGGGCCGAATTTCCAGGACCCGCATCACCCGGAGGATGAGCCGGCGAACGTGTTGTGTCTGCCTTACCAGTTTGATGAGGTTGCGCAGCGTGAGGGTCTGACGGAGGCGGCGTTTCTGGAGCGTCTGGGGGAGGCGCGTCGGGTGATGCTGGTGGAGCGGATGGGTCGTGAGCAGCCTTCGACGGACGACAAGGTGCTGGCGAGTTGGAACGGGATGGCGATCGTGGGTCTGGCGCGGTGTGCGCGTGTGCTGGGTGACGAGGGGATGCTGGACATGGCGCGGCGTGGGATGGAGGCGGTGCTGCGTGAGCTGGGTGACGGGGCGGGTGGTTTGTATCGGTCGATGCGTGGCGGGCGGAAGCAGATCGCGGGGTACCTGGATGATTATGCGTTCGTGATTGCGGGTTTGTTGGAGCTGGAGCGTGCTCTGCCTGGCGAGGGCGGTTATCTCGCGGAGGCGCGGCGGCTGGTGGATGAGGTGGAGAAACGTTTTGCGGCTGAGGGTGGGGGGTACTTTGACAGCCCGGCGGGGGCGGTGGGGATGTTTGTGCGGACGCGTGTGCGTCAGGATGGCGCGGTGCCTTCGGGCAATGCGCAGATGGCGCACAACCTGCTGGATCTGTATGAGATCACGGGTGAGGGGGTTTACTTCGAGCGTGTGTTGTCGCTTCTGGGTGGTTTTGCTGCGTCGCTGGGTCAGATCGGGATGGTGATGGTGCACATGCAGCACGCTTTGTTGCGTGCGATCGGCCATGATGCGGAGCGTGTCGCGGCGGCGGGCGGCGGGGGTGATGAGCCGGTGCGGGTGTCGGCGGAGCGTGATGGTGAGGGGTATCAGCTGCGTTTTGAGATCGCGGCGGGGTATTACGTTCAGGCGCCGGAGCAGGGGGTTCGGCTGGCGGGCGTGAAGCCTGTGGCGGTGGGAGTGCGTGGCGATTCGGGTTATGAGGTGGAGGCGGACTGGCCTGAGGGTGTTGGGAAGCAGACGGCGTTGTCGGGCGCGTCGCTGACGGTTTATGAGGGTCGGGTCGAGGTGCCGGTGCGTCTCACGGGCGAGGGTGTTCTGCCTGAGCTTGAGGTGGTGGTGCAGGCGTGCACGGAGGGTGCGTGTCTCGAGCCGAGGGTGATGCGTGTGGTGCTGGCGGACGGAGCGACGGGGTGA